One region of Vitis vinifera cultivar Pinot Noir 40024 chromosome 1, ASM3070453v1 genomic DNA includes:
- the LOC100245635 gene encoding NADH dehydrogenase [ubiquinone] 1 beta subcomplex subunit 7, translated as MEVEGSSKKMIATQEEMVEAKVPLGYRDQCAHLLIPLNKCRHAEFYLPWKCEAERHVYEKCEYELVMERMLKMQKIQEEEAKLKQSQKQPIPLIPKTANA; from the coding sequence ATGGAGGTGGAAGGATCGTCGAAGAAGATGATAGCAACACAGGAAGAAATGGTGGAGGCTAAGGTTCCTCTGGGGTACAGAGACCAGTGTGCGCACCTCTTGATCCCTCTCAACAAGTGCAGGCACGCCGAGTTCTACCTTCCATGGAAGTGCGAGGCCGAGCGCCACGTCTACGAGAAGTGTGAGTACGAGCTCGTTATGGAGAGGATGCTTAAGATGCAAAAGATCCAAGAAGAAGAAGCCAAGCTCAAGCAGTCCCAGAAACAGCCCATTCCTCTCATTCCCAAAACCGCCAATGCTTAG